In a single window of the Nicotiana tomentosiformis chromosome 8, ASM39032v3, whole genome shotgun sequence genome:
- the LOC138897443 gene encoding uncharacterized protein, whose amino-acid sequence MHKTLRVMRATETEGAELASYRLKWVVYSWFEMWEDSREEGRPPMRWSEFAGTFIDNFLPAETKAASAAEFENLKQGRMSVWEYHMRLAHLSNYAIYMLPTMEARVRQFVQGLSPLVINEAATSALNSDMNYGKMVAFSQATETHKLKNRMKRERESSNRSRSASNFSGTSGGGGGGGGRTTFRGGSSGPS is encoded by the coding sequence ATGCACAAgaccctccgagttatgcgtgctactgagacggagggagcagagttggcctcctaccgccttaAATGGGTGgtctattcttggtttgaaatgtgggaggattcccgtgaggagggaaggcCTCCGAtgagatggagtgagttcgccGGTACTTTTATTGataatttcttgcctgccgagactaaggcagccagTGCCGCCGAGTTTGAGAACCTGAAACAGGGGAgaatgagtgtgtgggagtatcatatgagattAGCGCACCTGTCCAATTATGCCATctacatgttgcctactatggaggctagagtgcgccagtttgtgcagggccttagccccttggttattaatgaggccgctacatcTGCCTTGAactctgatatgaactatggtaagatggtggcattttctcaagccacagagacccacaAACTGAAGAATAgaatgaagagagagagagagagtagcaATAGGTCCCGGTCAGCGAGCAACTTCAGTGGTActtctggtggtggtggtggtggtggtggtaggacaACTTTcaggggaggatcatcagggccgtCCTaa